Proteins from one Candidatus Hydrogenedentota bacterium genomic window:
- a CDS encoding ammonia-forming cytochrome c nitrite reductase subunit c552 — translation MSDANHDAENRLRLSPKRVFWLSATLALTVAVAAFGVTALLVNIFERKQEARNPFFRVVEITDETEDPAVWGKNFPLQYDLYKRTVDMQRTKFGGSEALPRTPTEADPRSQVAQSRLELDPRLKTMWAGYAFAIDFREERGHAYMLEDQTFTERQQKPQVGACIHCHASVYVPYKKLGGGDLIKGFEMMNPMPYQEARKLVEHPVACIDCHNPETMELRITRPAFLEGISLVKAAEGIPDYDVNKMATRQEMRVYVCGQCHVEYYFKGDEKRLTYPWHNGYKADDVLAYYDSIDFQDWKHADTGAPMLKAQHPEFESWNQGIHARAGVACADCHMPYVRVGAMKVSDHHVRSPLLNINNACQTCHRAPEDELKARAENIQTKTFEMRDMSMAALMDLIEAIKKGQTAGTAPERLDEARRAQRRASFLIDWVEAENSSGFHASQEIARILFKAMDHIRKGQIALAAGESPSPAAAQ, via the coding sequence ATGAGCGACGCAAACCATGATGCGGAGAATCGTCTTCGACTGTCTCCAAAACGGGTATTCTGGCTGTCCGCAACGCTTGCCCTGACCGTTGCTGTTGCGGCGTTCGGCGTGACGGCCCTGCTGGTCAATATCTTCGAGCGAAAACAAGAAGCACGAAACCCGTTTTTCCGAGTGGTCGAGATCACCGACGAGACCGAAGATCCGGCCGTCTGGGGCAAGAACTTTCCCCTGCAGTACGACTTGTACAAGCGGACGGTTGATATGCAACGGACCAAGTTCGGCGGCAGCGAGGCGCTGCCCCGAACCCCGACCGAGGCCGACCCGCGATCGCAAGTGGCGCAGTCCCGGCTCGAGTTGGATCCCCGCCTGAAAACGATGTGGGCGGGCTATGCTTTTGCGATAGACTTTCGCGAAGAGCGCGGGCACGCCTACATGCTCGAGGATCAAACATTCACGGAGCGCCAACAGAAACCGCAAGTGGGCGCATGCATTCATTGCCACGCATCCGTGTATGTTCCCTACAAGAAGCTCGGCGGCGGCGATCTGATCAAAGGCTTTGAGATGATGAACCCCATGCCGTATCAGGAAGCGCGGAAGCTTGTTGAGCATCCCGTCGCCTGCATCGATTGCCACAACCCTGAGACCATGGAATTGCGTATAACGCGTCCGGCGTTCCTCGAGGGGATCTCGCTTGTCAAGGCTGCGGAAGGGATTCCGGATTACGACGTAAACAAGATGGCGACACGGCAGGAGATGCGCGTCTATGTGTGCGGCCAGTGCCATGTCGAATACTACTTCAAAGGCGATGAAAAGCGCCTGACCTATCCCTGGCACAACGGCTACAAAGCGGATGACGTGCTCGCGTACTACGACTCGATTGACTTCCAGGATTGGAAACACGCCGATACCGGCGCGCCGATGCTTAAGGCGCAGCACCCGGAGTTCGAGTCCTGGAACCAGGGGATTCACGCGCGGGCGGGCGTTGCGTGCGCGGACTGCCATATGCCCTATGTGCGGGTCGGCGCCATGAAGGTCAGCGATCACCACGTGCGCAGCCCGCTGCTGAATATCAACAACGCTTGCCAGACATGCCACAGGGCGCCCGAGGACGAGTTGAAGGCCCGGGCCGAGAATATCCAGACCAAGACATTCGAGATGCGTGACATGAGCATGGCTGCTCTGATGGACCTTATAGAGGCTATAAAGAAGGGCCAAACCGCCGGGACGGCCCCGGAACGCTTGGATGAGGCACGCAGGGCCCAACGGCGCGCATCCTTCCTGATTGACTGGGTTGAGGCCGAGAACTCCTCGGGGTTTCATGCTTCCCAGGAGATTGCGCGAATCCTATTCAAGGCCATGGACCATATTCGCAAGGGCCAGATAGCTTTGGCGGCGGGCGAATCCCCGTCCCCGGCCGCAGCCCAATAG